The following coding sequences are from one Methanonatronarchaeum thermophilum window:
- a CDS encoding 4Fe-4S dicluster-binding protein, with protein sequence MVDFAGKADPGTTKKYKTGTWRTYKPILDKDACIGCEKCWEYCPDTCKIEVEHEDDIIFETDLDYCKGCGICAKECPVEAIEMELDEK encoded by the coding sequence ATGGTAGACTTCGCTGGAAAAGCAGACCCAGGAACCACAAAAAAATACAAAACCGGTACCTGGAGAACATACAAACCAATATTAGATAAAGACGCCTGCATCGGCTGCGAAAAATGTTGGGAATACTGTCCAGATACATGTAAAATCGAAGTAGAACACGAAGACGACATAATATTCGAAACAGACCTAGACTACTGCAAAGGATGCGGAATATGCGCAAAAGAATGTCCCGTAGAAGCAATAGAGATGGAGTTAGACGAGAAATAA
- a CDS encoding thiamine pyrophosphate-dependent enzyme has protein sequence MTKLREQEDFVSGHRACAGCGLALGARLAMKGVEQDSIATCATGCLEVISTPYPESSWEIPWIHSLFENSASVAAGIEAALKAKGDNETKVIAQGGDGATVDIGMRGLSGMFERGHDVTYICYDNEAYMNTGIQRSGATPLAASTTTSPPGKQSYGNENTKKDALAIAASHGVGYVASASIAYPKDVVEKVKKAAELDGPSYVQIHVPCPTGWGFKESDTIEIARLAVETALWPVYEMENGEIINIRKIKNRKPVEEYLEKQKRYKHLFKKDNGQQKIEQIQEIANRNAKTFELDK, from the coding sequence ATGACAAAACTAAGAGAACAAGAAGACTTCGTATCCGGCCATAGAGCCTGTGCAGGATGTGGACTCGCATTAGGAGCCCGCCTCGCAATGAAAGGAGTAGAACAAGACTCAATAGCAACCTGCGCCACCGGATGTCTAGAAGTCATAAGCACACCCTACCCTGAAAGCTCATGGGAAATACCCTGGATCCACTCATTATTCGAAAACTCAGCCTCAGTAGCAGCTGGAATAGAAGCCGCATTAAAAGCCAAAGGCGACAACGAAACAAAAGTAATCGCCCAAGGAGGAGACGGAGCAACCGTCGACATAGGAATGAGAGGCCTCAGCGGAATGTTCGAAAGAGGACACGACGTAACCTACATCTGCTACGACAACGAAGCATACATGAACACAGGAATTCAAAGATCAGGAGCAACACCACTAGCAGCATCAACAACAACAAGCCCACCAGGAAAACAATCATACGGAAACGAAAACACCAAAAAAGACGCCCTCGCAATAGCAGCTTCACACGGCGTAGGATACGTAGCCTCAGCAAGCATAGCATACCCAAAAGACGTAGTAGAAAAAGTAAAAAAAGCAGCAGAACTAGACGGCCCATCATACGTACAAATACACGTACCATGCCCAACAGGATGGGGATTCAAAGAAAGCGACACAATCGAAATCGCACGCCTAGCAGTAGAAACAGCCCTATGGCCAGTATACGAAATGGAAAACGGAGAAATAATAAATATAAGAAAAATAAAAAACCGCAAACCAGTCGAAGAATACCTAGAAAAACAAAAACGATACAAACACCTATTCAAAAAAGATAACGGCCAACAAAAAATAGAACAAATACAAGAAATCGCCAACAGAAACGCAAAAACATTCGAACTAGACAAATAA
- the dapA gene encoding 4-hydroxy-tetrahydrodipicolinate synthase yields MELEGVFPALITPFDRNDEVDVEGFKKNIDYVIDNGVSGLVPCGTTGESATLSYQEHKRVIELAVETAKGRVPVMAGTGSNSTREAIELTGYAEDVGVDIAMVITPYYNKPTAAGLIKHYREVASSVNIPIVIYNVPSRTGTNIQPETVATLSREKNIIGIKEASGDINQVSDVIEKTTQNFTVLSGDDSMTLPIMALGGKGVVSVAANLAPKRVSMMVEAIKNNNIGKARKLHYELAPLYRTLFIETNPIPVKTGAELIGLASGGLRSPMVGMENGSRQQLKKVLKQLDLI; encoded by the coding sequence ATGGAATTAGAAGGCGTATTTCCGGCTTTAATAACTCCTTTTGACAGAAATGACGAAGTTGATGTAGAAGGCTTCAAGAAAAACATTGACTATGTAATCGATAATGGTGTTTCAGGACTCGTTCCATGTGGAACAACAGGAGAGTCTGCAACATTATCATACCAAGAACACAAGAGAGTTATTGAACTCGCTGTAGAAACAGCTAAAGGCCGTGTCCCTGTTATGGCCGGCACCGGCTCCAACTCCACACGCGAAGCAATAGAGCTAACCGGATATGCAGAAGACGTAGGCGTAGACATAGCTATGGTTATAACACCATACTACAACAAACCTACTGCAGCAGGCCTAATAAAACACTATCGAGAGGTAGCCAGCAGTGTAAACATACCAATAGTTATCTACAACGTACCAAGCCGTACAGGAACAAACATCCAGCCCGAAACAGTAGCAACCCTATCAAGAGAAAAAAACATAATAGGAATAAAAGAAGCAAGCGGTGACATCAACCAGGTAAGCGATGTAATCGAAAAAACCACCCAGAATTTCACAGTGCTATCTGGAGACGACTCAATGACACTACCTATAATGGCATTAGGTGGAAAAGGAGTTGTATCGGTTGCGGCAAACCTCGCTCCAAAAAGAGTTTCCATGATGGTCGAAGCAATCAAAAACAACAACATCGGTAAAGCCCGTAAACTCCACTACGAACTAGCACCCCTATACAGAACACTATTCATAGAGACCAACCCAATACCTGTAAAAACTGGAGCAGAACTAATCGGCCTAGCCTCAGGAGGCCTAAGAAGCCCAATGGTAGGAATGGAAAATGGATCTCGACAACAACTCAAAAAAGTACTAAAACAACTCGACCTAATCTAA
- a CDS encoding type II/IV secretion system ATPase subunit gives MKKMKRWIDKMENRYSNNGEKNVQYPKLNEINNVAVEKELVTRRTSIDPSLQNLHHNPLRWFEDKEIINGYRNIIDTYWLERGFSRCIIYEHLDEMDLKYVVIEPQLTEEEKEITQTIFRKLKNQILKNEITTDQEKRKKILYKHLKDVCRKIDKQIDQTRFLKIYYYIKNQVFGFDVIEPLMQDRYLEDISCNGSDIPIYVYHQKHGNLKTNIQIEPKKLEKLVMTIAQRSDRQINFARPTAEATLPDGSRAQLSLGKEVTLRGSTFTIRKFPEQPITPTDLVAWETLSPEILAYLWLLSENGKNIMVVGGTATGKTTTLNAITLFIPTNSKVVTIEDTHELRLPFENWIPSITKKSQTKDIEDIDMYDLLRSSLRQRPEYIIVGEVRGDEAISLFQAMSTGHTSFSTLHASSVEKAVRRLENPPINVPKNMIPALDIIMVQSLQKIEDKKYRRVLEIQEIGEYNPDFDAIMTNLLYKWDNTRKKFKRKSRPINLKNISEEQGISYGELEEELNTRKKLIEKMVEKDIRSYRQVVKTIKKYEKDKETLLETLNINQKKR, from the coding sequence ATGAAAAAAATGAAGAGATGGATAGACAAGATGGAAAACCGTTACTCAAATAACGGAGAAAAAAACGTTCAATATCCAAAACTAAATGAAATCAACAATGTTGCAGTTGAAAAAGAGTTGGTAACCAGGAGAACATCCATCGACCCATCTCTTCAAAACCTACATCACAACCCACTACGTTGGTTCGAAGACAAAGAAATCATAAACGGCTATCGGAACATAATCGACACATACTGGCTAGAAAGAGGTTTCTCACGCTGCATAATATACGAACACCTAGACGAAATGGACCTTAAATACGTGGTTATAGAGCCACAGCTAACCGAAGAAGAAAAGGAGATAACACAAACAATATTCAGAAAACTAAAAAACCAGATACTTAAAAACGAGATAACTACCGACCAAGAAAAACGAAAAAAAATCCTATACAAACACCTAAAAGACGTCTGCAGAAAAATAGATAAACAGATCGATCAAACCCGGTTCCTAAAGATATACTACTACATAAAGAACCAGGTCTTCGGTTTCGACGTAATAGAGCCGTTGATGCAAGACAGATACCTAGAAGACATCTCCTGCAACGGCAGCGACATACCAATATACGTATACCACCAAAAACATGGAAACCTCAAAACAAACATCCAGATCGAACCTAAAAAACTCGAAAAACTAGTGATGACAATAGCTCAAAGAAGCGACAGACAGATAAACTTCGCCAGACCAACAGCAGAAGCAACACTACCCGACGGCAGTAGAGCACAACTAAGCTTGGGAAAAGAAGTAACCCTCCGAGGCAGTACATTCACAATAAGAAAATTCCCCGAACAACCAATAACACCAACAGACCTCGTAGCATGGGAAACACTCTCACCAGAAATACTCGCATACCTATGGCTACTTTCCGAAAACGGAAAAAACATAATGGTAGTTGGAGGAACAGCCACAGGAAAAACAACAACACTAAACGCAATAACACTATTCATACCAACAAACTCAAAAGTAGTCACCATCGAAGACACACACGAACTAAGACTCCCATTCGAAAACTGGATTCCATCAATAACAAAAAAATCACAAACCAAAGACATCGAAGACATAGATATGTACGACCTACTCAGAAGTTCATTAAGACAGAGACCAGAATACATAATCGTAGGAGAAGTACGTGGAGACGAAGCCATATCACTATTCCAAGCAATGTCAACAGGCCACACCTCCTTCTCAACACTACACGCCTCAAGCGTTGAAAAAGCAGTTAGAAGACTAGAAAACCCACCAATAAACGTACCAAAAAACATGATACCCGCCCTAGACATAATAATGGTGCAATCACTCCAAAAAATCGAAGACAAAAAATACAGAAGAGTGCTCGAAATCCAAGAAATAGGAGAATACAACCCCGACTTCGACGCAATCATGACAAACCTACTCTACAAATGGGACAACACCAGAAAGAAATTTAAAAGAAAATCAAGACCCATCAACCTCAAAAACATATCCGAGGAACAAGGAATATCATACGGAGAACTCGAAGAAGAACTAAATACAAGAAAAAAACTGATAGAAAAAATGGTTGAAAAAGACATCCGTAGCTACAGACAAGTCGTAAAAACGATCAAAAAATACGAGAAAGATAAAGAAACACTACTAGAAACACTCAATATAAACCAAAAAAAGAGATAA
- a CDS encoding dihydropteroate synthase-like protein, with amino-acid sequence MDKILFVTGKKAFEVLSQQTNKLEADNIEFEVQKLPIDVAAFTTPNHIKRIIDQNRYSWIVVSGLSPHDYSELQNVVKGPKNAYDITEINYKQISKLSPKKPADEVIEIGYIDQETINQFFQNPKPQLQIRDLQIGKNTKTKIITEIVDATNKKPSELRKKAKQHIENGADIIDIGVHHNAKPQDIKKTINTIQDIAPVSLDTMNPEHIETGIEQDIDLILSVNEKLINKLGNKLKNQNLVVLGDPNNPEKIHQNIKKTKNLGANPIADPILSPPLQGLTNSLKRYIQFREKDQKTPLLMGIGNITELIDTDSHSINALMASIAIELDVNLLLTTEESPKTQGSTSELKTATTMSILAKIRGTTPKNLGAHLIKHKEKTYKEFKPPKAKKIIKTTQNKKTNKNIENCKGCYQIGVNRKNNTIYATYYNCKTKKPTKTLIGKNSDTIINKIIETQNPTKHHTAYLSKELHKAETALKTNKNYIQDTPLYK; translated from the coding sequence ATGGATAAAATCCTATTTGTTACAGGAAAAAAAGCATTCGAAGTACTTTCTCAACAAACAAACAAATTAGAGGCAGACAACATAGAGTTCGAAGTTCAGAAACTACCTATAGACGTAGCTGCCTTCACAACCCCCAACCATATAAAACGAATTATCGACCAAAATAGATATAGTTGGATAGTTGTTTCCGGATTAAGTCCACACGACTACTCAGAACTACAGAACGTAGTAAAAGGCCCTAAAAACGCCTACGACATAACTGAAATCAACTACAAACAAATCTCTAAACTAAGCCCCAAAAAACCAGCCGACGAAGTAATAGAAATAGGCTATATCGATCAAGAAACAATAAACCAGTTTTTCCAAAACCCCAAACCCCAACTACAGATACGTGACCTACAGATAGGGAAAAACACAAAAACAAAAATAATCACCGAAATAGTTGACGCAACAAACAAAAAACCCAGCGAACTACGAAAAAAAGCCAAACAACACATAGAAAACGGAGCCGACATAATCGACATCGGAGTACACCACAACGCAAAACCCCAAGACATAAAAAAAACCATCAACACAATCCAAGACATAGCTCCAGTAAGCCTAGACACAATGAACCCAGAACACATCGAAACAGGCATAGAACAAGATATAGACCTAATACTAAGCGTCAACGAAAAACTAATAAACAAACTCGGAAATAAACTAAAAAACCAGAACCTAGTTGTATTAGGCGACCCAAACAACCCTGAAAAGATACATCAAAACATCAAAAAAACAAAAAACCTCGGAGCCAACCCAATAGCCGACCCAATACTAAGCCCACCACTACAAGGACTAACAAACTCACTAAAAAGATACATACAATTCCGAGAAAAAGACCAAAAAACCCCACTACTAATGGGCATCGGAAACATCACCGAACTAATAGACACCGACAGCCACAGCATAAACGCATTAATGGCTTCAATAGCAATAGAACTCGATGTAAACCTACTACTAACAACAGAAGAAAGCCCCAAAACCCAAGGATCAACCAGTGAACTAAAAACCGCAACAACAATGAGCATACTAGCAAAAATCCGTGGAACAACACCCAAAAACCTCGGAGCCCACCTAATAAAACACAAAGAAAAAACATACAAAGAATTCAAACCACCAAAAGCCAAAAAAATAATCAAAACCACCCAAAACAAAAAAACCAACAAAAACATCGAAAACTGCAAAGGATGCTACCAAATAGGAGTCAACCGCAAAAACAACACAATATACGCCACATACTACAACTGCAAAACAAAAAAACCAACAAAAACATTGATAGGAAAAAACTCAGACACAATAATAAACAAAATAATAGAAACACAAAACCCCACAAAACACCACACCGCATACCTAAGCAAAGAACTACACAAAGCCGAAACAGCACTCAAAACAAACAAAAACTACATACAAGACACACCACTCTACAAATAA
- a CDS encoding YbjQ family protein, producing the protein MRLTTVDRFPDKEVVEDLGVVRGNTIRARNIGRDITQAFRNLVGGELKAYTELYSEAREEAIDRMIEDAKKLDADAIINIRFMTSMIATAGAEILAYGTAVKLKDKENRKDN; encoded by the coding sequence ATGAGATTAACTACAGTTGATCGTTTTCCGGATAAAGAAGTTGTTGAGGATTTGGGAGTTGTTCGGGGAAATACGATTAGAGCTAGAAATATTGGAAGAGACATCACACAGGCATTTAGAAATCTGGTCGGCGGTGAACTAAAAGCATATACCGAGTTGTATAGCGAGGCTCGGGAAGAAGCTATCGATCGAATGATAGAGGATGCAAAAAAACTCGATGCAGACGCAATCATAAACATTAGGTTCATGACATCAATGATAGCGACTGCTGGAGCCGAAATACTGGCTTATGGAACCGCAGTTAAACTGAAAGACAAAGAAAACAGAAAAGATAACTAA
- a CDS encoding type II secretion system F family protein, with product MLSKAILKRYKHIISKYIDHEEMAILLKSARLSTTPEKLITTAFLTATTTLIIGITLSLTLLTAATIIPGIIITGFLSIITGLSILYYPKLVADGRKQRININLGTAVTFMYALSKGGMDISEIFRRLALHEEAYGELSKEAKLITTEIDFFSKDIQEAVNECIKVTPSPKFKEFLADMIPVLRAGGDISNYLEKKSTEYLDDSLEEQKNYISFLGYISEIYVAGFVAGPLVLILSVVILGITFGTFPVELTYSIYLLLPLGGLFFIILLKTVSPEKENKFKETDYHRFTKRFEGMEPNEFSENKIEYQTDYTEKIENYIWLMRSKPINTLYLTIPISILYITLILLTNGYYYLIETIELQTVLLSIILFLPMSVFYEIEERRRKKIESQFPDLLRMISSLNRTGMSLKSTVMEISEVPGIIGREISRVRNGIEWNIGVRESLARFAFRMKNKEVLRSIILILEGTRAHNQVSTVLNVATEDINNRETLNKQLKRDILPYIALVWLAFLIFLFTALVLSNQFIAEMPLAEEIGDVDQIEFGFEKHELEIMETLILHSAMLMGFVSGIVAGELSKGTMYSGLKHALLMLIIAYTLFTIFY from the coding sequence ATGTTATCTAAAGCCATCCTAAAACGATATAAACACATCATATCGAAATACATAGACCATGAAGAGATGGCTATACTACTAAAATCAGCAAGACTATCTACAACACCAGAAAAACTAATCACAACAGCATTCTTAACAGCAACAACAACCCTAATAATAGGCATAACACTCTCACTAACACTACTAACCGCAGCAACCATAATACCTGGAATAATAATAACCGGTTTTTTAAGCATTATAACAGGCCTATCAATATTATACTACCCCAAATTGGTGGCAGACGGAAGAAAACAACGAATAAACATCAACCTCGGCACTGCCGTCACATTCATGTACGCTTTATCCAAAGGCGGTATGGATATATCAGAGATATTCAGACGTCTAGCCCTACATGAAGAAGCCTATGGAGAGCTCAGTAAAGAAGCAAAACTAATAACCACAGAAATAGATTTTTTCTCAAAAGATATACAAGAAGCCGTAAACGAATGCATCAAAGTAACTCCCTCACCAAAATTCAAAGAGTTCCTCGCAGACATGATACCCGTACTAAGAGCGGGAGGCGACATATCAAACTACCTAGAAAAAAAATCAACAGAATACCTTGACGACTCCCTTGAAGAACAAAAAAACTACATCTCATTCCTAGGATACATCTCAGAGATCTATGTAGCAGGTTTCGTAGCAGGCCCACTCGTCTTGATATTAAGTGTAGTTATACTAGGAATAACATTCGGTACATTCCCAGTTGAACTAACATACAGCATATACCTCTTACTCCCACTCGGCGGATTATTCTTCATAATACTACTAAAAACTGTTTCACCTGAAAAAGAAAACAAATTCAAAGAAACCGATTACCATAGATTTACAAAACGGTTTGAAGGCATGGAGCCCAATGAATTCAGTGAGAACAAAATCGAATACCAAACCGATTATACCGAAAAAATAGAAAACTACATATGGCTGATGAGATCAAAACCAATAAACACACTATACCTCACCATACCAATATCAATACTCTACATAACCCTCATCCTCCTAACCAATGGCTACTACTATCTAATTGAAACCATAGAGCTTCAAACCGTTTTATTAAGTATCATACTATTTCTACCGATGTCCGTTTTTTATGAAATAGAAGAAAGACGTCGGAAAAAAATCGAGTCACAGTTCCCAGACCTACTTAGAATGATAAGCAGTTTAAATAGAACTGGAATGTCTCTTAAATCAACAGTAATGGAGATCTCAGAGGTCCCAGGCATCATAGGCCGAGAAATAAGCCGAGTCAGAAATGGAATCGAATGGAACATCGGAGTAAGAGAGTCACTAGCCCGATTCGCATTCAGAATGAAAAACAAAGAAGTATTAAGGTCAATAATATTGATTTTAGAAGGAACCAGAGCCCACAACCAAGTTAGCACAGTATTAAACGTAGCAACCGAAGACATAAACAACAGAGAAACATTAAACAAACAACTAAAAAGAGACATACTACCCTATATAGCTTTAGTTTGGCTCGCATTCCTAATATTCCTATTCACCGCCTTGGTACTATCAAACCAATTCATCGCCGAAATGCCTTTAGCCGAAGAAATCGGTGACGTAGACCAAATAGAGTTCGGTTTCGAAAAACACGAACTAGAGATAATGGAAACACTAATCCTACATTCAGCAATGTTAATGGGATTCGTCTCCGGAATCGTAGCAGGAGAACTTTCAAAAGGAACAATGTACAGCGGCCTCAAACACGCATTACTAATGTTGATAATAGCATACACACTGTTCACAATATTCTACTAA
- a CDS encoding 30S ribosomal protein S17e: MGRSRPKFIRSVGEELMKYHGEKFSDDFEENKEMVEELTNVRSKRLRNRIAGLIAKKNSKNTTTEENT; encoded by the coding sequence TTGGGTAGAAGTAGACCAAAATTTATAAGAAGTGTTGGAGAAGAACTGATGAAGTATCATGGCGAAAAGTTTTCAGATGACTTTGAAGAAAACAAAGAGATGGTGGAAGAACTAACGAACGTCAGAAGCAAAAGATTGAGAAACAGAATAGCAGGTTTAATAGCTAAGAAAAACAGTAAAAACACAACGACAGAAGAAAACACATAA
- a CDS encoding DUF167 domain-containing protein, whose translation MEGALKKTNSDVQLRVNVNPGQNKTQITGYNEWRQRIRIDVKEPPEKGKANKELINYLQNILSVNKNDISITKGHRQNKKTIKIRDIEPNQIIEKLKKK comes from the coding sequence ATGGAAGGGGCTTTAAAGAAAACGAACAGCGATGTTCAACTCAGAGTTAATGTAAATCCAGGTCAAAACAAAACCCAGATAACTGGATATAACGAATGGCGACAGAGGATTAGAATTGACGTAAAAGAACCGCCAGAAAAAGGTAAAGCAAACAAAGAACTAATCAATTACTTACAAAACATCTTATCGGTTAACAAAAACGATATATCAATAACTAAAGGTCATAGACAAAATAAAAAAACAATAAAGATCAGAGACATCGAGCCAAACCAAATAATAGAGAAATTAAAAAAAAAATAA
- the porA gene encoding pyruvate synthase subunit PorA: MVERRVMEGSHAVAHAVRCCEPDVVSAYPITPQTHIVEKISQFVADGDLKSNYMRVESEFSAMSASVGASATGARTFTATASQGLMLMSEVLYNASGLRLPIVMSVANRAMGAPINIWNDHSDSMGVRDAGWIQLYAEDNQEALDMTIQAYKIAENQDVMLPAMVCMDGFILTHTYEPVSIPKKEKVKEFLPEFDPEIKLDPENPLTLGTVGFPSDYMEIRHEQYQAMENARDIMPKVFSEYEEKFGRTQNTLTENYKTEDAEIILVSLGSIMGTIKEAVDELRENGKQVGAIKIKAFRPFPDQELIEGLQNAEAVAVLDKNITLGKKGALYTEMKDTLYSADIKPQMTNYIVGLGGRDIPRQSIKNIVQQTKDDLNNGQTREVRFVDLKEE, encoded by the coding sequence ATGGTTGAAAGAAGAGTTATGGAAGGTTCACACGCCGTCGCCCACGCAGTAAGATGCTGCGAACCAGACGTCGTATCAGCATACCCAATCACCCCCCAAACACACATAGTAGAAAAAATAAGCCAGTTCGTCGCAGACGGCGACCTAAAAAGCAATTACATGCGAGTTGAAAGCGAGTTCTCAGCAATGAGCGCAAGCGTAGGAGCAAGTGCAACAGGCGCTAGAACATTCACAGCAACCGCAAGCCAAGGCCTAATGCTAATGAGCGAAGTATTATACAATGCCTCAGGCCTAAGACTACCAATAGTCATGTCAGTAGCAAACAGAGCAATGGGAGCACCAATAAACATATGGAACGACCACTCAGACTCAATGGGAGTCAGAGACGCAGGCTGGATACAACTATACGCCGAAGACAACCAAGAAGCACTAGACATGACAATACAAGCCTACAAAATAGCCGAAAACCAAGACGTAATGCTACCAGCAATGGTATGCATGGACGGATTCATACTAACACACACATACGAACCAGTATCAATACCAAAAAAAGAAAAAGTAAAAGAATTCCTACCCGAATTCGACCCAGAAATAAAACTAGACCCCGAAAACCCATTAACACTTGGAACAGTCGGATTCCCATCAGACTACATGGAGATAAGACACGAACAATACCAAGCAATGGAAAACGCCCGCGACATAATGCCCAAAGTATTCAGTGAATACGAAGAAAAATTCGGACGAACACAAAACACCCTAACAGAGAACTACAAAACCGAAGACGCAGAGATAATACTGGTAAGCCTCGGCTCAATAATGGGAACAATCAAAGAAGCAGTAGACGAACTAAGAGAAAACGGAAAACAAGTAGGCGCAATCAAAATAAAAGCATTCAGACCATTCCCAGACCAAGAACTAATCGAAGGCTTACAAAACGCAGAAGCCGTAGCAGTACTAGACAAAAACATAACACTAGGTAAAAAAGGAGCCTTATACACCGAAATGAAAGACACACTATACTCCGCAGACATAAAACCCCAAATGACAAACTACATCGTAGGCCTCGGAGGAAGAGACATACCTAGACAATCAATCAAAAACATAGTACAACAAACAAAAGACGACCTAAACAACGGACAAACACGCGAAGTAAGATTTGTCGACCTAAAGGAGGAATAA
- a CDS encoding pyruvate ferredoxin oxidoreductase subunit gamma, whose product MKEIRIHGRGGQGSVTAAELLSESAFEDGLEAQAFPAFGVERRGAPVKAFARISDEPIRIRSQIYEPSHVIVQDPTLIGTIDVTKGIMDDGMIIINTSRNPDQLDLDTNAEVVTIDATKLALDILGKPIMNTALLGAFSGATGIVSVEAMKQRVKARFPGEIGEKNALVMDKAKEKMED is encoded by the coding sequence ATGAAAGAGATTAGGATACACGGAAGGGGTGGACAAGGCTCCGTAACCGCCGCCGAACTGCTTTCGGAGTCAGCTTTTGAAGACGGTTTAGAAGCACAGGCATTCCCAGCGTTCGGTGTTGAAAGACGGGGCGCACCCGTTAAAGCATTCGCAAGAATTAGTGATGAACCAATAAGAATCAGAAGCCAGATATACGAACCCTCACACGTCATAGTTCAAGACCCAACACTCATCGGAACGATAGACGTAACCAAGGGAATCATGGATGACGGAATGATAATAATCAACACATCCAGAAACCCCGATCAACTCGATCTCGATACAAATGCAGAAGTAGTCACAATAGACGCAACAAAACTAGCTCTAGACATACTAGGAAAACCAATCATGAACACAGCGTTGTTAGGAGCTTTCTCAGGAGCAACCGGAATAGTAAGTGTAGAAGCAATGAAACAAAGAGTCAAAGCCCGGTTCCCAGGAGAAATAGGAGAAAAAAATGCATTAGTCATGGATAAAGCCAAAGAAAAAATGGAGGACTAA
- a CDS encoding universal stress protein — MFITVDDVKVVVPVRNPSTEFCLLKMAGAIIGGGVGELVVVNVVEVPPQISLSQSIEAESRGLDVQKKILDQAENLVGSLDRLGDVSLRTRAIVGRDVGSSVLRVLEEEDADHLVIGWDGEVSKKDYVLGSKIDPIVRGACCEVTVVKDGVGEDISIACLVGEGPNTLYTVKRAGQLREFIDGDLTLVNYQEVDSSMSSEEVYKVKRVGRKLISRMTEEAGLEGSFEISVVVGSNRKKRLLEEVRGYDYVCVGSVMNSKLNLDTLFGPLPEKIGSEYEGTVLLVRGPQEEHDSFFDKMFKRFKG; from the coding sequence TTGTTTATTACTGTTGATGATGTTAAGGTTGTTGTGCCTGTTAGGAATCCTAGTACTGAGTTTTGTTTGTTGAAGATGGCTGGAGCTATTATAGGTGGTGGTGTGGGTGAGTTGGTTGTTGTTAATGTTGTTGAGGTTCCTCCTCAGATTTCTTTGTCTCAGAGTATTGAGGCAGAATCTCGTGGACTTGATGTTCAGAAAAAGATTTTGGATCAGGCTGAAAACTTAGTTGGTAGTTTGGATAGATTGGGTGATGTGTCGCTTCGTACTAGAGCGATTGTTGGTAGGGATGTTGGTAGTTCGGTTTTACGTGTTTTAGAGGAGGAGGATGCGGATCATCTGGTTATTGGTTGGGATGGTGAGGTTTCTAAAAAGGATTATGTCCTTGGTTCTAAAATCGATCCGATTGTTCGTGGTGCTTGTTGTGAGGTTACAGTTGTTAAGGATGGGGTTGGTGAGGATATCTCGATTGCTTGTTTGGTTGGGGAGGGCCCTAATACATTGTACACCGTTAAGCGGGCTGGGCAACTTAGGGAGTTTATCGATGGTGACTTGACTTTAGTTAATTACCAGGAGGTTGATTCCAGTATGTCGAGTGAGGAGGTTTATAAGGTTAAGAGGGTTGGTCGGAAGTTGATTAGTCGTATGACTGAAGAAGCAGGTTTAGAAGGTTCTTTTGAAATCTCTGTGGTTGTAGGGAGTAATCGGAAGAAAAGATTGCTAGAAGAAGTTAGGGGGTATGATTATGTTTGTGTTGGTAGTGTTATGAACTCTAAACTTAATCTAGATACATTGTTCGGCCCACTTCCTGAAAAGATAGGTAGTGAGTATGAAGGAACTGTTTTGTTGGTTCGTGGTCCACAGGAAGAACATGACTCTTTTTTCGATAAGATGTTCAAACGTTTCAAAGGGTAA